The following proteins come from a genomic window of Prionailurus viverrinus isolate Anna chromosome D1, UM_Priviv_1.0, whole genome shotgun sequence:
- the SNX19 gene encoding sorting nexin-19 isoform X3: protein MKAETVTSLQETPAESSWSLSNLLSSRKLMTVGIVLGWLMVIHFLVNVWLLCLLSALLAVLGGWLGSNAIVGASGRLHLERFIPVATCPPNPEAERQLEQEINRTIQMIIRDFVSSWYRSVSQEPAFEEEMEAAMRGLVQELRRRMGMVDSHALVQRVLTLCGCHLQSYIQAKEATAEKQSGTVEPSQLWEAYCRATAPHPAVQSPSTEVTYTRGIVNLLLQGLVPKPHLETRTGRHVVVELITCNVILPLISKLSDPDWIHLVLVGIFSKARNNPTGVVKPTSPASALEKPSVPTSLPLIVEVQSLPEVRAPSPAAAPVLLNCSEPEGPSHHSPEVEEGHEAIEGELGGVPEERKVGNNASHFLQPDIRGPLFLCEELESPLSELSKETIMLMTPGNFLSDRIQDALCALEGPQSLESKNVEASEGIEGAEAEEGPGTETEAGLLVSMLTSCPEIHIDTADKEVEQGDVTSLTALLTDPERTCPPQPSCLEKDLTNGVSSLDPSLPQVLLSSSPTGPVSSATFSFEPLSSPDGPVVIQNLRITGTITAREHSGTGFHPYTLYTVKYETALDGENSSGLQQLAYHTVNRRYREFLNLQTRLEEKSDLRKFIKNVKGPKKLFPDLPFGNMDSDRVEARKSLLESFLKQLCAIPEIANSEEMQEFLALNTDARIAFVKKPFMVSRIDKMVVSAIVDTLKTAFPRSEPQSPTEELSEAETESKPQTEGKKTSKSRLRFSSSKIAPALNITEAPEKILYCFQEGSVESEILSMSGMESFIEKQTKLLEMQPAEVPEKDREQIPKGCVDGYLSDPAVPAQDLSTSDPGTETELADTALDLLLLLLMEQWRWLCTENMQKVLHLVFGTLIQRYCSRNPGGEQMPAELESSLGVTTATRHQQAFDLLPLGHHPGILGSQCLC, encoded by the exons ATGAAGGCAGAGACAGTGACCTCGTTGCAAGAGACTCCAGCTGAGTCCAGCTGGAGCCTCAGTAACCTGCTGAGTAGCCGGAAGCTGATGACTGTGGGGATCGTGCTTGGCTGGCTCATGGTCATCCACTTTCTGGTCAATGTGTGGCTTCTCTGCCTTCTGTCTGCATTGCTAGCGGTGCTGGGAGGATGGCTGGGCTCAAACGCCATTGTGGGGGCTTCAGGTCGACTGCATCTGGAACGCTTCATCCCAGTGGCCACCTGTCCTCCAAACCCTGAGGCAGAGAGGCAATTGGAACAGGAGATCAACCGCACCATCCAGATGATTATTCGGGACTTTGTGTCTTCCTGGTATCGCTCAGTGAGCCAGGAGCCAGCCTTTGAGGAAGAAATGGAGGCCGCCATGAGAGGCTTGGTCCAGGAGCTGCGGAGGAGGATGGGCATGGTAGACAGTCATGCTCTTGTTCAGAGGGTTCTGACTCTGTGCGGTTGTCACCTGCAGAGCTATATTCAGGCAAAGGAGGCCACAGCTGAGAAGCAGAGTGGTACAGTTGAGCCCTCCCAGCTCTGGGAGGCTTACTGCCGAGCTACTGCCCCACATCCTGCTGTACAGAGCCCCAGCACTGAGGTCACCTATACACGTGGCATTGTAAATTTGTTACTGCAAGGACTCGTGCCAAAGCCCCACTTGGAGACCCGGACCGGGCGCCATGTTGTGGTGGAACTCATTACTTGCAATGTAATCTTACCACTAATCAGCAAGCTGTCAGATCCCGACTGGATCCACCTTGTACTTGTGGGCATCTTTTCCAAGGCCAGAAATAATCCTACAGGAGTGGTTAAACCAACCTCCCCAGCCAGTGCTCTGGAAAAGCCCTCAGTGCCCACATCTCTGCCTCTGATTGTTGAGGTACAGAGTCTGCCAGAAGTGAGAGCCCCGTCTCCAGCAGCAGCACCAGTGCTACTAAACTGTAGTGAGCCAGAGGGGCCTTCCCACCACTCACCAGAAGTTGAAGAAGGCCATGAAGCAATAGAGGGAGAATTGGGTGGAGTGccggaagaaagaaaagtaggaaacaacGCATCTCATTTCCTACAGCCAGATATTCGAGGCCCTTTGTTCTTATGTGAAGAGCTGGAGTCTCCATTGTCTGAACTGAGTAAAGAAACCATCATGCTCATGACCCCAGGCAACTTCCTCTCTGACAGGATCCAGGATGCCCTGTGTGCCCTAGAGGGTCCCCAGTCTCTGGAGTCTAAGAATGTTGAGGCATCTGAAGGAATCGAAGGAGCAGAGGCCGAGGAGGGTCCAGGAACAGAAACAGAGGCAGGCCTGCTGGTCTCCATGCTGACTTCCTGCCCAGAGATCCACATTGACACAGCAGACAAGGAAGTAGAGCAAGGAGATGTCACCTCTCTTACAGCTTTACTGACAGATCCGGAGAGGACCTGCCCCCCACAACCCTCATGCTTAGAGAAGGATCTCACCAATGGCGTGAGCTCCTTAGATCCTAGTCTCCCACAGGTTCTGCTTTCCTCCTCTCCAACCGGTCCTGTCAGCTCAGCCACCTTCAGCTTTGAGCCCCTGAGCAGTCCAGACGGCCCAGTTGTTATCCAGAACCTTCGTATCACTGGTACCATTACTGCTCGAGAGCACAGTGGCACTGGATTCCACCCATACACGCTCTACACGGTGAAG TATGAGACAGCTCTGGACGGTGAGAACAGCAGTGGCCTGCAGCAGCTGGCCTACCACACTGTGAATCGCCGCTACCGCGAGTTCCTCAATCTGCAGACACGTCTGGAGGAGAAATCAGATCTACGGAAGTTCATCAAAA atgtaaagGGTCCTAAAAAGCTCTTTCCAGATCTTCCATTTGGAAACATGGATAGTGACAGAGTAGAAGCCCGTAAGAGCCTCCTGGAATCCTTTCTAAAG CAACTCTGTGCCATTCCAGAGATCGCTAACAGTGAAGAGATGCAGGAGTTCCTTGCTCTGAACACAGATGCTCGTATTGCCTTTGTCAAGAAACCATTCATGGTGTCCAGAATAGACAAG ATGGTGGTGAGTGCTATCGTGGACACCTTGAAGACAGCATTTCCTCGCTCTGAACCCCAGAGTCCCACAGAAGAGCTGAGTGAGGCCGAGACAGAAAGCAAGCCCCAGACAGAAGGCAAGAAGACTAGCAA GTCCAGGCTGAGGTTCTCATCCAGTAAGATTGCTCCAGCACTGAATATAACTGAAGCACCTGAGAAGATTCTCTATTGTTTTCAGGAAGGCAGTGTG GAGTCAGAGATCCTATCCATGTCTGGGATGGAGTCCTTTATTGAAAAACAGACAAAGTTACTAGAAATGCAGCCAGCAGAAGTCCCAGAAAAAGACCGTGAACAAATCCCCAAAGGTTGTGTGGATGGTTACTTGTCAGATCCAGCCGTGCCAGCCCAAGACCTCAGCACCAGTGATCCGG gaacagagacagagctAGCTGACACAGCCCTGGATCTGCTCCTCTTGCTGCTAATGGAACAGTGGAGATGGCTGTGTACAGAAAACATGCAAAAAGTTCTTCATCTTGTCTTTGGGACCCTAATTCAGAG